A region from the Hyalangium gracile genome encodes:
- a CDS encoding response regulator codes for MATGQAGHALLLGADDSLAELLSDVLAEVGISLHVGEERSARPDLVLVQVERGEGILNALQLARDGTYPAPVFILLPFADDRLMQRALRLGARGCFALGQPLEGLRQMLLAALPASGRAATPSAPRRRTPPPGRYDE; via the coding sequence GTGGCGACGGGACAGGCTGGCCACGCGCTGCTGCTGGGCGCTGACGACTCGCTCGCCGAGCTCCTCTCCGACGTGCTCGCGGAGGTGGGGATCTCCCTGCACGTGGGGGAGGAGCGCTCCGCCCGCCCGGATCTCGTGCTCGTCCAGGTCGAGCGAGGCGAGGGCATCCTGAACGCGCTGCAGCTGGCTCGGGATGGCACCTACCCGGCGCCTGTCTTCATCCTGCTCCCGTTCGCCGATGACAGGCTCATGCAGCGCGCGCTGCGGCTGGGCGCTCGAGGGTGCTTCGCGCTGGGGCAGCCGCTCGAGGGGCTGAGGCAGATGCTGCTCGCGGCGCTCCCGGCTTCCGGCAGGGCCGCGACCCCTTCGGCCCCCCGACGCAGGACTCCGCCTCCCGGGAGGTACGATGAGTGA
- a CDS encoding sigma-54-dependent transcriptional regulator, producing MSSKGRILVVDDHVEMGRMLRDPLTDEGYEVELATGGAEAIRLVRAHPFDAVLSDLRMEKVDGFDVLAAVRAVDPEVPVLLMTAFGGIESAVEAMRRGAWHYFTKPFRLEEVLIYLRRALEERRLRVENRVLRQAAGPGGLGALVGRSAAMRGLYELIEPVAHSSAPVLLRGESGSGKELVARALHSEGPRAAQPFVAVNCTALPHALLESELFGHVKGAFTGATTPRRGLFVEADQGTLFLDEIGDMPSELQAKLLRVLEDGEVRAVGADASRKVDVRIVAATHQDLETRVREGRFRADLFYRLNVVTLRIPPLRERREDIPMLVEHFVSRARARNPRSKVTALSPEVVSALGTMPWPGNVRELENLVERLVVLVPRETVELADLRLHAPSVNPEAHPLTLAQEELWSLRQLEGEYIAWVVARCGGNKTRAAELLGIDVSTIHRREREKGPGNSPR from the coding sequence ATGTCATCTAAGGGACGCATCCTGGTCGTCGACGACCACGTGGAGATGGGGCGGATGCTGCGGGACCCCCTCACCGACGAGGGCTACGAGGTGGAGCTCGCCACGGGAGGCGCGGAGGCCATCCGCCTGGTGCGCGCCCACCCGTTCGACGCCGTGCTGAGCGATCTGCGCATGGAGAAGGTGGACGGGTTCGACGTGCTGGCGGCGGTGCGCGCGGTGGATCCGGAGGTGCCCGTGCTGCTGATGACGGCGTTCGGGGGCATCGAGAGCGCGGTGGAGGCGATGCGGCGCGGAGCCTGGCACTACTTCACCAAGCCCTTCCGGCTGGAGGAGGTGCTCATCTACCTGCGGCGGGCGCTGGAGGAGCGGCGGCTGCGCGTGGAGAACCGGGTGCTGCGTCAGGCCGCGGGGCCGGGCGGGCTGGGGGCGCTGGTGGGCCGGAGCGCCGCCATGCGGGGGCTGTACGAGCTGATCGAGCCGGTGGCGCACTCGAGCGCGCCGGTGCTGCTGAGGGGCGAGAGCGGCAGCGGCAAGGAGCTGGTCGCGCGCGCGCTGCACTCGGAGGGGCCCAGGGCCGCCCAGCCCTTCGTGGCCGTCAACTGCACCGCGCTGCCCCACGCCCTGCTGGAGAGCGAGCTCTTCGGGCACGTGAAGGGGGCCTTCACCGGGGCGACGACGCCTCGGCGGGGGCTCTTCGTCGAGGCGGACCAGGGCACGCTCTTCCTGGACGAGATCGGCGACATGCCCTCCGAGCTCCAGGCGAAGCTGCTGCGGGTGCTGGAGGACGGAGAGGTGCGGGCGGTGGGCGCGGACGCCAGCCGGAAGGTGGACGTGCGCATCGTCGCGGCCACCCACCAGGATCTGGAGACGCGGGTGCGCGAGGGCCGCTTCCGGGCGGATCTCTTCTACCGTCTCAACGTCGTCACCCTGCGGATTCCGCCCCTGCGCGAGCGGCGCGAGGACATCCCGATGCTCGTCGAGCACTTCGTCTCGCGGGCGCGCGCGCGAAACCCCCGCTCGAAGGTGACGGCGCTGTCGCCCGAGGTGGTCTCCGCGCTGGGCACCATGCCCTGGCCGGGCAACGTGCGCGAGCTGGAGAACCTGGTCGAGCGGCTGGTGGTGCTCGTGCCTCGCGAGACGGTGGAGCTGGCGGACCTCAGGCTGCATGCACCCTCGGTGAACCCCGAGGCCCACCCGCTCACCCTGGCCCAGGAGGAGCTGTGGTCCCTGCGGCAGCTCGAGGGCGAGTACATCGCCTGGGTGGTGGCTCGCTGCGGAGGCAACAAGACGCGGGCCGCGGAGCTGCTCGGCATCGACGTCTCCACCATCCACCGCCGCGAGCGGGAGAAGGGCCCTGGCAATTCGCCACGGTAG
- a CDS encoding phosphotransferase family protein: MSTREETRPPRSGEELDAGRLQEWLARQNPVFTGPLHITQFAGGASNLTYLLRQGDKEWVLRRPPFGTKAKTAHDMGREFRVLSALQRVFPYCPKPVVYCEDESVMGCPFYVMERIHGLILRKDLPANLHLSPQDARTLCEHLVDVQVALHHVDVQAAGLADFGKPEGYVRRQVEGWSERYRKARTEDVPDAEELMKWLAAHQPPESGRAALIHNDYKFDNVVLDPKDPLKIIGVLDWEMATLGDPLMDLGCSLAYWVQADDPEEFQMARMLPTHAPGMMTRREVVEAYARKSGLPIQDIHFYYVFGLFRLAVIAQQIYYRYAKGQTTNERFAAFGLFVSLLCSRAEQVIQSGTF, from the coding sequence ATGAGCACTCGCGAAGAGACCCGGCCCCCGCGCTCCGGGGAGGAGCTGGACGCTGGCAGGCTGCAGGAGTGGCTGGCCCGCCAGAACCCCGTCTTCACCGGCCCCCTGCACATCACCCAGTTCGCGGGAGGCGCCTCCAACCTCACCTACCTCCTGCGCCAGGGCGACAAGGAGTGGGTGCTCCGCCGGCCTCCCTTCGGAACCAAGGCGAAGACGGCCCACGACATGGGGCGAGAGTTCCGCGTGCTCTCCGCCCTGCAGCGCGTGTTCCCCTACTGCCCCAAGCCCGTCGTCTACTGCGAGGACGAGAGCGTCATGGGCTGCCCCTTCTACGTGATGGAGCGCATCCACGGCCTCATCCTGCGCAAGGATCTGCCCGCGAACCTCCACCTGAGCCCCCAGGACGCGCGGACGCTCTGCGAGCACCTGGTGGACGTGCAGGTGGCCCTGCACCATGTGGATGTCCAGGCCGCGGGGCTGGCGGACTTCGGCAAGCCCGAGGGCTACGTACGCCGCCAGGTCGAGGGCTGGAGCGAGCGCTACCGCAAGGCGCGCACCGAGGACGTGCCCGACGCCGAGGAGCTCATGAAGTGGCTCGCCGCGCACCAGCCTCCCGAGAGCGGACGCGCCGCGCTCATCCACAACGACTACAAGTTCGACAATGTCGTCCTCGATCCCAAGGACCCGCTGAAGATCATCGGCGTGCTCGACTGGGAGATGGCCACCCTGGGCGATCCGCTCATGGATCTGGGCTGCTCGCTGGCGTACTGGGTCCAGGCGGATGATCCGGAGGAGTTCCAGATGGCCCGCATGCTCCCCACCCACGCGCCGGGCATGATGACCCGCCGCGAGGTGGTGGAGGCCTACGCTCGGAAGTCCGGCCTGCCCATCCAGGACATCCACTTCTATTACGTGTTCGGCCTGTTCCGGCTCGCCGTCATCGCGCAGCAGATCTACTACCGCTATGCGAAGGGGCAGACGACCAACGAGCGCTTCGCCGCGTTCGGCCTGTTCGTGTCCCTGCTGTGCTCACGCGCCGAGCAGGTCATCCAGAGCGGCACGTTCTGA
- a CDS encoding OmpA family protein — MRTFLLPLTLLAMGASACATKSAATVSSDDMASANTPARSEPVKPPPPAPKEVAELPRLDFGPIYYELDSATLRPESRALLERVAEALRPRSEALVAISGHTCELGTTEYNLALGQRRAAAAKDYLVKLGVERDRISIMSYGEERPAESGSGESVWSRNRRSEFSVSVAHARATGH, encoded by the coding sequence ATGCGCACCTTCCTCCTTCCCCTGACGCTGCTCGCGATGGGCGCGAGCGCCTGTGCCACGAAGTCCGCGGCCACGGTCTCCTCTGACGACATGGCCTCGGCGAACACGCCGGCTCGCTCCGAGCCGGTCAAGCCGCCGCCGCCTGCTCCGAAGGAGGTGGCCGAGCTGCCCCGGCTGGACTTCGGACCCATCTACTACGAGCTCGACTCGGCGACCCTGCGGCCCGAGTCGCGAGCGCTGCTCGAGCGTGTCGCGGAGGCGCTGCGGCCGCGCTCCGAGGCACTGGTGGCGATCTCCGGACACACCTGCGAGCTGGGCACCACCGAGTACAACCTGGCGCTGGGCCAGCGCCGGGCCGCGGCGGCGAAGGACTACCTGGTGAAGCTCGGCGTGGAGCGGGATCGCATCTCGATCATGTCCTACGGCGAGGAGCGCCCGGCGGAGTCGGGCAGCGGCGAGAGCGTCTGGTCCCGGAACCGCCGCAGCGAGTTCTCGGTCTCCGTGGCCCACGCGCGGGCGACGGGCCACTGA
- a CDS encoding two-component system sensor histidine kinase NtrB, with translation MRHTLVPILLLCVALVSVGVGVVAVIQRSRAELVQQFARDRQAQLDEATRGVVEALEDVSEDLLFAGELLSQPGTSGEHRRELRALLEVIGQYKVIAAYDAAGVEQLRLVDRRADPVVAQGRFFPELGETARRALERPPGSITSSPPLGGGEGGWLRILATAIPAEEGRARGAVAVLVDTQSLFAPLRIITSESEARLLLIGAHGRASPASDAGLVSWYQRLEAEPGLVPTYASLAEKMRAGERGTLLFQEQEAERLGMGRAEAVAVFTSIPLKGGSHWSAATLVSTIALRSHERGLIMRLSLAALLVTVFLLAFGVYVFLAQRRAVALRESRRHADRLAHLHDKTQKILDNIPTGVLALTEQGRISAVNQVLRSRMPSSVVGAPLAAAFPQASEPVMTRLRELVEAATREARVRSLLGEPLALFGEEGQYSIHAVPLEARDPEVRALLVVEDLSNIRALETQLLRAEKFATVGVLAAGIAHEIGTPLGVVRGRAEYVLGKLGAAHPQAAGVGVIIEQIDRVSRTIRQLLDFSRLQPAAVSPVAIGPMIRDVSELLRLEAERRQVRIEWELPEGLPAIAADPDQLQQVLVNLTLNACDACGAGGRVRLSAAAPDGSSAGAWGFVTLTVEDDGCGIPPESLNQVFDPFFTTKKRGQGTGLGLTVVAHVVRNHGGRVELESEPGRGTRVTVLWPATGPMATEERHVI, from the coding sequence ATGCGCCACACCCTCGTCCCCATCCTGCTGCTGTGCGTCGCGCTGGTCAGCGTGGGAGTGGGCGTGGTCGCCGTCATCCAGCGCAGCCGCGCGGAGCTGGTGCAGCAGTTCGCCCGGGATCGCCAGGCGCAGCTCGACGAGGCGACGCGGGGCGTCGTGGAGGCGCTGGAGGATGTGAGCGAGGACCTGCTCTTCGCCGGAGAGCTGCTCTCCCAGCCAGGCACCTCGGGGGAGCACCGGCGCGAGCTGCGGGCGCTGCTGGAGGTGATCGGCCAGTACAAGGTCATCGCCGCGTATGACGCGGCGGGCGTCGAGCAGCTGCGGCTGGTGGATCGCCGGGCCGACCCCGTGGTGGCGCAGGGGCGGTTCTTCCCGGAGCTGGGGGAGACGGCACGCCGGGCGCTCGAGCGTCCTCCGGGAAGCATCACCAGCTCGCCCCCGCTCGGTGGTGGGGAGGGCGGCTGGCTGCGCATCCTGGCCACCGCCATCCCGGCGGAGGAAGGGCGGGCCCGAGGCGCGGTGGCGGTCCTGGTGGACACGCAGTCCCTGTTTGCCCCGCTGCGCATCATCACCTCGGAGTCCGAGGCACGCCTGCTCCTCATCGGCGCGCACGGAAGGGCCAGCCCGGCGAGCGACGCGGGGCTGGTGAGCTGGTACCAGCGGCTGGAGGCGGAGCCAGGGCTCGTGCCCACGTATGCCTCGCTGGCGGAGAAGATGCGGGCCGGCGAGCGCGGCACGCTGTTGTTCCAGGAGCAGGAGGCGGAGCGACTGGGCATGGGGAGGGCGGAGGCGGTGGCCGTCTTCACCTCCATCCCGCTCAAGGGAGGCAGCCACTGGTCCGCCGCCACGCTGGTGTCCACGATCGCGCTGCGCTCCCACGAGCGGGGCCTCATCATGCGGCTGTCGCTGGCGGCCCTGCTGGTGACGGTGTTCCTCCTGGCCTTCGGGGTGTACGTCTTCCTGGCCCAGCGCCGGGCGGTGGCCCTGCGGGAGAGCCGCCGGCACGCGGATCGGCTCGCGCACCTGCACGACAAGACGCAGAAGATCCTCGACAACATCCCCACGGGGGTGCTGGCGCTCACGGAGCAGGGCCGCATCAGCGCGGTGAACCAGGTCCTGCGCTCGCGGATGCCGTCGAGTGTCGTCGGAGCCCCGCTCGCGGCGGCCTTCCCCCAGGCCTCCGAGCCGGTGATGACCCGCCTGAGGGAGCTGGTGGAGGCCGCCACCCGCGAGGCCCGGGTGCGCAGCCTGCTGGGCGAGCCGCTCGCGCTCTTCGGCGAGGAGGGGCAGTACAGCATCCACGCCGTGCCGCTGGAGGCGAGGGATCCGGAGGTGCGGGCGCTCCTCGTGGTCGAGGACCTCAGCAACATCCGCGCCCTGGAGACGCAGCTGCTGCGCGCCGAGAAGTTCGCGACCGTGGGCGTGCTCGCCGCGGGCATCGCGCACGAGATTGGAACGCCGCTGGGCGTGGTGCGGGGCCGGGCCGAGTACGTGCTCGGGAAGCTGGGGGCCGCCCACCCCCAGGCGGCCGGCGTCGGCGTCATCATCGAGCAGATCGATCGGGTGAGCCGGACCATCCGGCAGCTGCTCGACTTCTCGCGGCTCCAGCCGGCGGCGGTGAGCCCCGTGGCCATCGGGCCGATGATTCGAGACGTGAGCGAGCTGCTCCGCCTGGAGGCCGAGCGACGTCAGGTGCGCATCGAGTGGGAGCTGCCCGAGGGGCTGCCCGCGATCGCCGCCGATCCGGACCAGCTCCAGCAGGTGCTCGTCAACCTGACCCTCAACGCCTGTGATGCGTGCGGCGCGGGAGGCCGCGTCCGGCTGAGCGCGGCGGCGCCGGACGGCTCGTCCGCGGGGGCGTGGGGGTTCGTGACGCTCACCGTCGAGGATGACGGGTGTGGCATTCCCCCCGAGAGCCTCAACCAGGTGTTCGATCCCTTCTTCACGACGAAGAAGCGGGGGCAGGGGACGGGGCTGGGCCTGACGGTGGTGGCCCACGTGGTGCGCAACCACGGGGGCCGGGTGGAGCTGGAGAGCGAGCCCGGCCGAGGCACCCGCGTCACCGTGCTCTGGCCCGCGACAGGGCCCATGGCGACCGAGGAGCGACATGTCATCTAA
- a CDS encoding histidine phosphatase family protein, whose product MTRLYLVRHGQASFGASHYDRLSPLGERQALLLGQHLHRTGFRADAWISGTLDRQRATLAGMLQGLETPPSTDAHAGFNEYDHEAIFGAYLPRVMQELGLSPDDRVALFSDTRQFQTAFARAMQHWVDGTPHERPPFESWEAFQTRLRESLERMARSNHDRIVIVTSGGPIAFSVQAALGLTTEKTFALNWTIYNASLTELRLRRGTLMLSGFNNVAHLELAGDPGLLTYR is encoded by the coding sequence ATGACCCGCCTCTACCTCGTCCGCCACGGCCAGGCCTCCTTCGGGGCCAGCCACTATGACCGGCTCTCGCCTCTGGGCGAGCGCCAGGCGCTCCTGCTGGGCCAGCACCTCCATCGCACCGGCTTCCGCGCGGACGCATGGATCAGCGGCACCCTGGACCGCCAGCGCGCCACGCTCGCCGGGATGCTCCAGGGCCTGGAGACACCGCCGTCCACCGACGCGCATGCCGGCTTCAACGAGTACGATCACGAGGCCATCTTCGGCGCGTACCTGCCCCGCGTCATGCAGGAGCTGGGGCTGTCGCCCGATGATCGCGTCGCCCTCTTCTCGGACACCCGTCAGTTCCAGACGGCCTTCGCGCGCGCGATGCAGCACTGGGTCGACGGCACCCCGCACGAGCGCCCTCCCTTCGAGTCGTGGGAGGCCTTCCAGACACGTCTGCGCGAGAGCCTGGAGCGCATGGCCCGCTCCAACCACGATCGCATCGTCATCGTCACCTCGGGCGGCCCCATCGCCTTCTCCGTCCAGGCCGCGCTCGGGCTGACCACCGAGAAGACCTTCGCCCTCAACTGGACGATCTACAACGCCTCCCTCACCGAGCTGCGCCTGCGCCGCGGCACGCTGATGCTGTCCGGCTTCAACAACGTGGCCCACCTGGAGCTCGCGGGAGATCCCGGCCTGCTCACCTACCGCTGA
- the nhaA gene encoding Na+/H+ antiporter NhaA, whose amino-acid sequence MGERDPEGARKSSVLFKAVVQPLQDFFRLEAASGILLMCSAAIALGWANSPWRDSYTAIFEAPLTIGVGGSQVHFTVHHLINDGLMALFFFVVGMEIKRELVVGELRSLSRALLPLVAALGGMVVPAAVYVLLNRDGPGLKGWAIPMATDIAFCIGCLSLLKKRVPHALVVFVTALAIFDDMGGILVIAFFYGSGLHVSWLLGALAVTVGLFVLNRLRVVNGLAYGVGGVALWYTLHHGGIHATIAGVILGMMIPTRALRSSLEVLTQLHAHTENLLRQRRNEELDDAEVLSIEERMEDLESPLNRFVHLLHPYVAFGIMPLFALANSGVSLAGVGLAELKDPISLGAALGLFLGKQLGIFLFVLLAVRLGLASMPGGASRVKLYGVAVIAGIGFTVALFIAGLAFPEPSILDRAKLGILIGSLVSGVVGYLVLRFTSPVEEKPQAQALPAQV is encoded by the coding sequence GTGGGAGAGCGAGATCCAGAGGGCGCCAGGAAGTCGAGCGTCCTCTTCAAGGCCGTGGTGCAGCCGCTGCAGGACTTCTTCCGGCTGGAGGCCGCGAGCGGCATCCTGCTGATGTGCTCGGCGGCGATCGCGCTGGGCTGGGCCAACTCGCCGTGGCGTGACAGCTACACGGCGATCTTCGAGGCGCCGCTGACCATCGGCGTGGGAGGAAGCCAGGTCCACTTCACCGTCCACCACCTCATCAACGATGGGCTGATGGCCCTCTTCTTCTTCGTGGTGGGGATGGAGATCAAGCGGGAGCTCGTCGTGGGCGAGCTGCGCAGCCTCTCGCGAGCGCTCCTGCCGCTGGTCGCGGCGCTGGGAGGGATGGTGGTGCCCGCGGCCGTCTACGTGCTGCTCAACCGCGATGGGCCCGGGCTGAAGGGCTGGGCGATTCCCATGGCCACGGACATCGCCTTCTGCATCGGCTGCCTGAGCCTGCTGAAGAAGCGGGTGCCGCACGCGCTGGTGGTCTTCGTCACGGCGCTGGCCATCTTCGACGACATGGGCGGCATCCTGGTGATCGCCTTCTTCTACGGCTCGGGGCTCCACGTGAGCTGGCTGCTCGGGGCGCTGGCCGTGACGGTCGGGCTCTTCGTGCTCAACCGGCTGCGCGTGGTCAACGGGCTCGCGTACGGAGTGGGCGGGGTGGCGCTCTGGTACACGCTGCACCACGGAGGCATCCACGCCACCATCGCGGGCGTCATCCTGGGGATGATGATCCCGACGCGCGCGCTGCGCTCATCCCTGGAGGTGCTCACGCAGCTCCATGCCCACACCGAGAACCTCCTGCGCCAGCGTCGCAACGAGGAGCTGGACGACGCGGAGGTGCTGTCCATCGAGGAGCGGATGGAGGACCTGGAGTCGCCACTCAACCGGTTCGTGCACCTGCTACACCCCTACGTGGCCTTCGGCATCATGCCGCTGTTCGCGCTGGCGAACTCGGGCGTCTCCCTGGCGGGAGTCGGGCTGGCGGAGCTGAAGGACCCCATCTCGCTGGGGGCGGCGCTGGGGCTCTTCCTGGGCAAGCAGCTCGGCATCTTCCTCTTCGTGCTGCTCGCGGTGCGCCTGGGGCTGGCGTCGATGCCGGGGGGCGCCTCGCGGGTGAAGCTCTACGGAGTGGCGGTGATCGCGGGCATCGGCTTCACGGTGGCGCTCTTCATCGCGGGGCTCGCCTTCCCGGAGCCGAGCATCCTCGATCGCGCGAAGCTGGGAATCCTGATCGGGTCGCTGGTGTCCGGAGTGGTGGGGTACCTCGTCCTCCGGTTCACCTCGCCCGTGGAGGAGAAGCCCCAGGCGCAGGCCCTTCCGGCTCAGGTCTGA
- a CDS encoding DUF6232 family protein codes for MSDFERETTLFEDQGVLVTSERVVAEGRTWPLREVEGVDSIRRGPRMFPWLMTLMGGLVVGLPMLLSAMASPSARGGELYELALALAGAAIFGSIAALLLMGDTYWLVLRMRQSEGRVLRSRDPQRISHLVAVVARAVAARQRT; via the coding sequence ATGAGTGACTTCGAGCGGGAGACCACGCTCTTCGAGGATCAGGGCGTGCTCGTCACGAGCGAGCGGGTAGTCGCCGAGGGGCGCACATGGCCGCTCCGAGAGGTGGAAGGTGTGGACTCCATCCGCCGCGGCCCACGCATGTTTCCGTGGCTGATGACCTTGATGGGAGGCCTGGTCGTGGGGCTGCCCATGCTCCTGTCGGCCATGGCGAGTCCGAGCGCTCGGGGCGGTGAGCTCTACGAGCTGGCCCTGGCGCTGGCGGGGGCGGCCATCTTCGGCTCGATCGCCGCGCTCCTGCTGATGGGGGACACATACTGGCTCGTGTTGCGGATGCGGCAGAGTGAGGGTCGGGTTCTCCGCAGTCGGGACCCGCAGCGAATCTCACACCTGGTGGCGGTGGTAGCGCGGGCGGTGGCGGCGCGGCAGCGGACTTGA